A segment of the candidate division WOR-3 bacterium genome:
CGTGCTCAACTGCGTAGAGAGTGTATCCGGTCGCAACAACTATCGCGCCAACGTCCACTTCAATCATTTCATCAGTCTTTTCAAAATCAACTGCTTGGGCGGGACAGACAATCTGACAGACACGACACTTACCTGGTTTTGTAAAAAAAGTGCAGTGTTTCTCATCAATAACAGGATGATTGGGCACGGCCTGCGGAAAAGGTACATATATCGCTTTGCGCTCACCCAATCCTTCATCGAATTCTGAGGGCACCTCGATCGGGCATTTCTCATAACATACACCGCAGCCTGTGCACTTTGTATTGTCGACATAAGAAGACTTCCTGCGGATCTTGACCTTGAAACTGCCAACACTACCTGACACTTCTTCGACTTCAGAGTATGTCAGAAGCGTGATCCTTGAGTGTTGGGCAACTTCGACCATCTTAGGCGTAAGAATGCATTGCGAGCAGTCGAGTGTAGGAAAAGTCTCTGATAACTGTGCCATATGACCGCCGATCGACGGGGTACTTTCAACCAGGACAGTGTCGTAACCGGCATTGGCAATATCCAGTGCTGCTTGAATCCCGGCAATCCCCCCGCCCACAACCAGGGCGCGTGGTATGACCGGAATCTTAGCAGGTATCAGGGCTTCATCTGCTTTCGTCTTCTCGACTATTGACTTGATAATCCTGATCGCCTTCTCGGTCGCCTGGTGCCGGTCGGTATGAATCCAGCTGCACTGCTCCCGGATATTCGCCATCTCAAGCATGTAGGGATTCAGGCCGGATTCTTCAGCCGTACGGCGGAACGTTACCTCATGAAGCAATGGGCTGCAGGCGGCGATAACAACACCATCGAGTTTTTGTTCAGCGATCTTGTCCCTGATCAATTTCTGACCCGGATCAGAACACATGTACTTGTAGTCTTCGCAGTATGCAACACCCGGATGCTTTGCGATCTCTTCAACGACCTTCTCAACGTCAACCGTGTTGCTGATGTTTCTTCCGCAATGGCAGACGAATACACCGATTTTCTTCATCGCTTATTTCTTTATCTCTACTATCTTACTCTTCAGCATGGGCACGACCTTGAAAAGATCTTCGACGATCCCATAATCTGCTTCATTGAATATTGGCGCATTCGGGTCTTTGTTGATCGCGATTATCGTATCCGAGTTCTTCATTCCCGCGACGTGCTGAAACGCCCCCGAGATGCCGATCGCTATGTAAAGTTTCGGCTTGACAGTCTTCCCGGAGGAACCTACTTGCCGGTCCTTAGGTAACCAATTGGCGTCGACGACGGGACGCGAACACGCAACCACACCGCCTATCGCTTTTGCCAGATCCTCCACAATCGCCATATTGGCCTGCTCTTTGATACCTCGACCGACGCCAATAACCACATCGGCTTTTGTTATATCAACGTCGCCGACTGCCGCTTCGATGTATTCTACGAATTTCCTGTAATCGGGCTGAGCCATAAGCGGTGTATCAATTTTTTCTATCTCAGCAGAAAGCCCGCCGTCTTCAGCTGGACAAGATCCGCTTCGCAGCGTAAGCATATAAGAAGGGCTATCGCTCAATCTAACGTGGGCATCCATCTTGCCGTCGTACACTTGCCGTGTTACCCTGATTCCTCCTTCCACGATCTCAGCGTCTATGCAATCCGTAGTGAACGGAACACCTAGATGCGTCGCAAGTGACGGACAGAAATCTATGCCGAAAGCGGTATTGCCGACGAGAGTCAAAAAAGGATTCTCGTTTTTGATGATAGCAGAAAGTGCCTGCTGATAGGTCTCACCGTTGAAATCTTTAAAAACTTCATGGTCTACAACGACAAGGCGGTGCACATGCTTTTTTATGTTATTTTGCAGGCCATCGGTATTATGGCCCAACAGCACGCCGGTCAATTTCGCATCTGTTTTCTTTGCCAATCTTCTCCCAAAGGTCAGCAGCTCGTATGTAATGTCTCTGAGTACCCCCTGACGATGTTCAACCACTGCTAGAATATCAGCCATCTTTCCTCCTTAGATCAGTCCCTTCTCTTTGATTATTCCTGCCGTTCTCGCAGCAATTTCATCAGCACTACCAGTTAGGATCTCGGCTCTCTTCCCAACGGGTGGCAAAAAGAGCTCTTCGAGTGTGCTGTTAGTTTTAGGCGCAATGGAGATATCGCTTTTGCCCAACACCTTTATCTCTTTTCCAGCTGCTCTTCGTATCGCAATCAGTGACGCGTAACGCGGCTCGTTGATCCCGGTCTGTACAGCAAAGACTGCCGGCAAAGAAATTTCGAGGTGCTCGATCAAACCGCCTTCAAGTTCCCGGTTCACTTGAGCCTTGCCCTCAGTGACCTCCACCTTGTTTACCAAAGTCGCGTGTGGAACACCAAGCATCTCTGCAAGTACTGGACCCACCTGGTAGTAGCTATCGTCGGTTGCCATGCAGCCCGCGAATATAGCGTCGAATTTGATATCTTTAATCACCTCTTTCAACAATGTGGCGGTCTTGAAGCCATCCAATTCCCCAAAATCCTCGGCCTTTATTCTGATTGCGCTGTCAGCGCCCTTTGCCAGAGCAATACGTAGAGTATCCTCAGCATCAGCTACGCCCAAAGAAATCGCGGTTATTGTCCCACCAAATTTTTCCTTAAGAAGGATCGCTGCTTCAAGGGCATACGTATCCGCTTCGTTCATGTCGAACGTCAAACGATCCTTCACAATATCCTTGCCCGATGCGTCGACTTTCACTTCGGCCTCAGCAGTCTGGGCAACTCTCTTAACGCACACGATCAGATCCAAATTAACCTCCTTTCCGCATCCTACTTAATCGGTTAAGTCCTACGGTTACGATACCCGTTTCGTACAACGGCAAAGTCTAACTTCACAGAAACGCACCGTTGATTCCGTTAATCTCGCTAATATCGTTATTTCCGTTGGAACTTAAATTATGATACTCAACACGAAAGACGAATACGATTTACCAAATACGGTTACTAATTCGTGCCGCCTTTCGCAACCGGTCAACGCATAACGAATCGCTCTGTAGTTATAGCGAAATTAACGTCTTTTGCCAATTTCGCATTTCGACACGAATTCATCCCGAATCCATAATTTGGCTGTTGAATTCAACGTCCCGAGCGGAACCGAGGGGAATTCGAAATTCGAATTTAACGTTTGGTATTTACCGTGTCAGTTCTCTCGCGATCACGATTTTCTGGACCTCAGAGGTGCCCTCATACAGCTCCAGAATCTTAGCGTCACGATATATTCTTTCTACAGCGTAGTCCTTTGAGTATCCGTAGCCACCGTGAATTTGAACCGCCTTCCTTGCCACATCTACCGCAATATCTGAAGCATAATACTTTGACATCGCCGATTCTTTGGAAAACCTCTGCATACCTTTGTCTTTGCAGTAACCTGCATAATGTACAAGGAGACGTGCCGCCTGGATCTCAGTTGCCATCTCGGCAATCATTGCCTGGATCATTTCAAAATTGCATATTGGTTGTCCGAAAGCCTTGCGCTCCTTTGAATACTTGACCGCTTCATCAAGGGCGGCCTGGGCGATCCCGACCGCCTGGGCACCGATATCGATCCGTGAAACATCTAGCGTGTTCATGCATATCTTGAACCCGTCCCCCTCGTTACCAAGGAGATTCTCT
Coding sequences within it:
- a CDS encoding CoB--CoM heterodisulfide reductase iron-sulfur subunit A family protein, with the translated sequence MKKIGVFVCHCGRNISNTVDVEKVVEEIAKHPGVAYCEDYKYMCSDPGQKLIRDKIAEQKLDGVVIAACSPLLHEVTFRRTAEESGLNPYMLEMANIREQCSWIHTDRHQATEKAIRIIKSIVEKTKADEALIPAKIPVIPRALVVGGGIAGIQAALDIANAGYDTVLVESTPSIGGHMAQLSETFPTLDCSQCILTPKMVEVAQHSRITLLTYSEVEEVSGSVGSFKVKIRRKSSYVDNTKCTGCGVCYEKCPIEVPSEFDEGLGERKAIYVPFPQAVPNHPVIDEKHCTFFTKPGKCRVCQIVCPAQAVDFEKTDEMIEVDVGAIVVATGYTLYAVEHVNEYGAGKYPDVINGLQFERILSASGPTHGEIQRPSDKKIPKRVAFICCVGSRDPEHHLPYCSKFCCMYNTKHALLYKERVPDGEALIFSIDVRTAGKGYEEFMIRAKDDEKVLYIRSKPSRIIKDGDELVVWTVDTLTGRALKVRCDMVVLSMAVVPATGAIELAKKLRIQTNSHGFFNEAHPKLRPVESLVPGFFLAGCAQAPKDIPETVAQASAAASKVLEMFSKQELAAEPMVVVIDEDRCCGCKLCVVTCPYEAREIDMEKNIVRINEALCTGCGCCVAACPSGASEQKNLFDEQMSKMVEVILGE
- a CDS encoding electron transfer flavoprotein subunit alpha/FixB family protein, which translates into the protein MADILAVVEHRQGVLRDITYELLTFGRRLAKKTDAKLTGVLLGHNTDGLQNNIKKHVHRLVVVDHEVFKDFNGETYQQALSAIIKNENPFLTLVGNTAFGIDFCPSLATHLGVPFTTDCIDAEIVEGGIRVTRQVYDGKMDAHVRLSDSPSYMLTLRSGSCPAEDGGLSAEIEKIDTPLMAQPDYRKFVEYIEAAVGDVDITKADVVIGVGRGIKEQANMAIVEDLAKAIGGVVACSRPVVDANWLPKDRQVGSSGKTVKPKLYIAIGISGAFQHVAGMKNSDTIIAINKDPNAPIFNEADYGIVEDLFKVVPMLKSKIVEIKK
- a CDS encoding electron transfer flavoprotein subunit beta/FixA family protein: MDLIVCVKRVAQTAEAEVKVDASGKDIVKDRLTFDMNEADTYALEAAILLKEKFGGTITAISLGVADAEDTLRIALAKGADSAIRIKAEDFGELDGFKTATLLKEVIKDIKFDAIFAGCMATDDSYYQVGPVLAEMLGVPHATLVNKVEVTEGKAQVNRELEGGLIEHLEISLPAVFAVQTGINEPRYASLIAIRRAAGKEIKVLGKSDISIAPKTNSTLEELFLPPVGKRAEILTGSADEIAARTAGIIKEKGLI